The following proteins are co-located in the Paenibacillus sp. FSL H8-0079 genome:
- a CDS encoding LLM class flavin-dependent oxidoreductase, with the protein MSKAKQLKLGSIILGVGGTMSSWRHPSVPVDASVNLEFYTQQAQTAERGKFDLVFIADGLFITEKSIPHFLNRFEPLTILSALAAVTTRIGLVGTLSSSYSEPFNAARQFASLDHISKGRGGWNLVTSPLEGSATNYSKESHPTHGERYEIAEEFLDVVRGLWDSWETDAFVRNKETGVFFDPAKLHRVNHEGKHFKVAGPLNIARTKQGQPVVFQAGSSEPGKQLAAKGADAVFTGQNSIEDARAFYEDVKRRTVEEGRAADDLAIMVGIVPIIGKTDEEAEQRYQVAARQTPIEEALDVLGRFFDHHDFHQYALDEPFPELGDLGQNSFRSGTDRIKARAREHGQTLRQVALEAVAPRSPFIGSAETVADTLQHWFETKAADGFIVHPITPEDLNIFVDNVVPILQERGVFRTEYEFDTLRGHLGLPVPENRYAKQPTAAEAL; encoded by the coding sequence ATGAGTAAAGCGAAACAGCTTAAATTAGGCAGCATTATTTTGGGTGTTGGTGGAACGATGTCCAGTTGGCGTCATCCCAGTGTGCCGGTGGATGCCAGCGTTAATCTTGAGTTTTACACACAGCAGGCCCAAACAGCGGAACGAGGCAAATTCGACCTTGTGTTTATTGCCGATGGGCTGTTTATCACTGAAAAATCAATTCCTCATTTTCTAAATCGCTTCGAGCCACTTACGATTTTGTCTGCGCTTGCGGCAGTAACCACCCGAATTGGGCTGGTTGGCACGCTATCCAGCTCGTATAGTGAACCCTTTAACGCGGCCCGTCAGTTTGCTTCTCTCGATCATATCAGTAAGGGGCGCGGAGGCTGGAATCTGGTCACATCGCCGTTAGAAGGCTCGGCAACAAACTATAGCAAAGAGTCGCATCCGACCCACGGGGAGCGTTACGAGATTGCCGAGGAGTTTTTGGACGTTGTGCGCGGTTTGTGGGACTCCTGGGAGACGGACGCCTTTGTGCGAAACAAGGAGACGGGCGTCTTTTTTGATCCTGCCAAGCTGCACCGTGTCAATCATGAAGGTAAGCATTTTAAGGTAGCGGGGCCGCTCAACATTGCACGTACGAAGCAGGGACAACCTGTAGTGTTTCAGGCTGGCTCGTCGGAGCCTGGAAAACAGCTTGCGGCGAAGGGTGCCGATGCAGTTTTTACAGGGCAAAACTCGATTGAGGACGCAAGAGCATTCTATGAGGATGTGAAGCGGCGTACCGTGGAGGAAGGACGCGCGGCAGACGATCTTGCCATTATGGTAGGCATTGTTCCGATTATCGGGAAAACCGACGAAGAGGCGGAGCAGAGATATCAGGTGGCTGCGAGACAGACTCCGATTGAGGAAGCGCTGGACGTGTTGGGCCGGTTTTTCGACCATCATGATTTTCACCAATATGCACTGGATGAGCCATTCCCGGAGCTGGGGGATCTCGGTCAGAACTCGTTTCGTAGCGGCACGGACCGAATCAAAGCAAGAGCCCGCGAGCATGGACAAACTTTGCGGCAGGTTGCTCTTGAAGCGGTGGCCCCACGTTCTCCGTTCATCGGCTCGGCCGAGACGGTAGCGGATACGCTGCAGCATTGGTTCGAGACAAAAGCAGCCGATGGCTTCATCGTACACCCGATTACGCCAGAGGATCTTAATATTTTTGTGGATAACGTCGTGCCGATTTTGCAGGAGCGCGGTGTGTTTCGCACGGAATATGAATTCGATACACTGCGGGGACATCTGGGTTTGCCTGTGCCGGAAAACCGTTATGCAAAGCAGCCGACAGCAGCTGAAGCACTTTGA
- a CDS encoding GNAT family N-acetyltransferase — MMGKTEAQSTEKQQPNPSNDGRELIIREAAADDVRLLEAILFEAYSQYEQELPQDVWLAYKASIVEAINKSSTIAKLVAELDGEVVGSVFVYASSETAYGNAELGIHSPIIRLLGVTGKARGRGVATELIRASAKLAREQGADTLYLHSSDMMGEAIRLYERLGFERAHDKEFTTGQTLVKSYRLQLADTTLLQ, encoded by the coding sequence ATGATGGGAAAGACTGAGGCGCAATCAACGGAAAAGCAACAACCGAATCCGAGCAATGACGGCCGGGAACTGATCATCAGGGAAGCGGCAGCCGATGACGTTCGCTTGCTGGAGGCCATCCTGTTTGAGGCATACAGCCAATATGAACAAGAGCTTCCTCAGGATGTATGGCTTGCCTATAAAGCAAGCATTGTAGAAGCTATTAATAAATCGTCAACGATAGCCAAGCTTGTAGCAGAACTGGACGGAGAAGTTGTAGGCAGTGTGTTTGTATATGCTTCATCCGAGACAGCATACGGTAATGCAGAGCTTGGCATCCATTCCCCGATTATCCGTCTGCTGGGCGTGACTGGTAAGGCGCGCGGCAGAGGTGTGGCTACAGAGCTCATTCGAGCCAGCGCCAAACTTGCGAGAGAACAAGGTGCGGATACGTTGTACCTTCATTCCTCGGACATGATGGGAGAGGCCATCCGTCTCTATGAGCGACTGGGCTTTGAACGAGCCCATGATAAGGAGTTTACTACAGGGCAGACGTTAGTCAAAAGCTATCGTTTGCAGTTGGCTGACACTACACTGCTTCAATAA
- a CDS encoding DUF3885 domain-containing protein encodes MDLKTYLAEYFPNLTLEPPLFYNGDVGIRFELGNSLMFGMSTEYYMEQVYHRSLELFKALHDQEDEVLLITQAYLGDRPKHKVKKLNLYRKYIKKKGPIRALSLEIFPGLDCEPDDMQDPRNTMYRYWTKCRVEDLKYNQLIKAICNHDVGIKPKIYHRVYFVNISKKTIFHIYDDRGCDVISASREELMGIYKEYNDWILDYDREIINNVFLG; translated from the coding sequence ATGGATCTGAAAACGTACTTGGCAGAATATTTTCCAAACCTGACCTTAGAACCGCCTCTTTTTTATAATGGGGATGTTGGAATACGATTCGAACTTGGCAATTCTCTGATGTTTGGAATGAGTACGGAGTATTACATGGAACAAGTTTATCATCGATCACTTGAATTATTTAAGGCTCTTCATGATCAAGAAGATGAAGTCCTATTAATAACTCAAGCTTATTTGGGAGATAGGCCTAAACACAAAGTGAAAAAATTGAACCTGTACAGAAAATATATCAAGAAGAAAGGGCCGATTAGAGCCTTGAGCCTTGAGATATTTCCAGGTTTGGATTGTGAACCAGATGACATGCAAGATCCAAGAAACACCATGTATAGGTACTGGACTAAATGTAGAGTTGAGGACTTGAAATATAATCAGTTAATCAAAGCTATATGTAATCATGATGTTGGAATTAAGCCAAAGATTTATCATAGGGTGTATTTTGTTAATATAAGTAAGAAAACGATATTTCATATCTATGATGATAGAGGTTGCGATGTTATTTCAGCATCAAGGGAAGAACTAATGGGTATTTATAAAGAATATAACGATTGGATTCTAGATTATGATCGAGAGATAATTAACAATGTATTTCTAGGATAA
- a CDS encoding DinB family protein, which produces MGNATGKTTSIISAYVDAYEEIEQEIAGLTERQLKWKSSPSSWSVTEVLAHLVDHSIVVSFRIREILAGSKATLPGFNQDAWVAGQKANEEQISHLITIAHGLVQYNSGLLERLGDEEWSKTGINFKGEAVSLSAIIPAFVAHVENHLNQIRRIKQEAAEKQVQ; this is translated from the coding sequence ATGGGGAACGCAACAGGGAAGACAACATCAATCATATCGGCGTATGTAGACGCTTATGAAGAGATTGAACAGGAAATCGCGGGACTGACCGAGCGGCAGTTGAAATGGAAATCGTCTCCATCCTCCTGGAGTGTTACCGAAGTGCTGGCGCATCTGGTGGACCACAGCATCGTCGTTTCCTTTCGCATCCGGGAAATACTAGCAGGATCTAAAGCGACGTTACCCGGTTTTAACCAAGATGCGTGGGTTGCTGGACAGAAAGCAAATGAGGAGCAAATCTCTCACCTGATTACGATTGCTCATGGCCTGGTTCAATACAACTCAGGGCTACTGGAGCGCCTGGGCGATGAGGAATGGAGCAAAACCGGCATCAACTTCAAAGGGGAGGCGGTATCTCTTTCTGCGATCATCCCGGCTTTTGTAGCTCATGTGGAGAACCATCTCAACCAGATTCGCAGAATCAAGCAAGAAGCGGCTGAAAAGCAGGTGCAATGA
- a CDS encoding LLM class flavin-dependent oxidoreductase: MSREGQLRLGTSLHGVGSSVSGWRHPELPSDASINIDFYIQQARQAEAGKLDFVFIADGLHITEQSIPHFLNRFEPLTVLSALAASTRNIGLAGTLSTSYSEPFTVARQFASLDHLSGGRAAWNVVTSPSEGVADNFNKGGHPDHETRYRMAEEYVEVTRGLWDSWEDDALIRDKESGVFFDPEKLHKLNHKGEFYEVAGPLNIARSKQGHPVVFQAGASESGRDFAAKTADAVFVHGQSLEEAKVVYDDLKQRAVSFGRKPEDILILPGIAPIVGHTEEEAQRKYDEVLHLGSVDDAVQYLSRYFDYHDFTQYDLDEPFPDLGDFGSNGFRSFTDQIKREAREQGSTLREVALHVAQPRSPFFGTPETIADKMQLWFEEGAVDGFIILPTVPDGLEAFVELVVPVLQQRGLFRTEYEHDTLRGNLGLSVPVNRYVKQGG; encoded by the coding sequence ATGTCGAGAGAGGGTCAATTAAGGCTGGGAACATCACTGCACGGCGTCGGCTCCAGCGTTTCGGGCTGGAGACATCCCGAGCTGCCATCAGATGCAAGCATCAATATCGATTTTTACATCCAGCAGGCTAGACAGGCGGAGGCCGGCAAGCTTGATTTTGTATTTATTGCCGATGGCTTGCATATTACAGAGCAGTCCATCCCCCATTTTTTGAATCGTTTTGAGCCACTTACTGTCCTGTCTGCTCTTGCCGCATCGACCAGAAACATTGGACTGGCAGGAACACTCTCCACATCCTATAGCGAACCGTTTACGGTGGCTCGTCAGTTTGCATCCCTGGATCATCTCAGCGGTGGACGCGCAGCGTGGAATGTAGTGACTTCGCCGTCGGAAGGTGTAGCGGACAACTTCAACAAGGGGGGCCATCCGGACCATGAAACCCGTTATCGTATGGCGGAAGAGTACGTGGAGGTAACACGTGGATTATGGGACTCCTGGGAGGACGATGCGTTGATTCGGGACAAGGAAAGCGGTGTGTTCTTTGATCCGGAGAAGCTGCACAAGCTGAATCATAAAGGCGAATTTTACGAGGTGGCCGGACCGCTGAACATTGCGCGTTCGAAGCAGGGGCATCCCGTCGTTTTCCAGGCAGGCGCGTCGGAATCGGGCCGGGATTTTGCTGCAAAAACGGCTGATGCTGTATTTGTCCACGGTCAATCGCTGGAGGAAGCCAAGGTGGTATACGATGATCTGAAGCAGCGCGCGGTCTCCTTCGGACGTAAGCCTGAAGACATACTGATTCTGCCGGGCATTGCACCCATTGTGGGACATACCGAAGAGGAAGCCCAGCGTAAATATGATGAGGTTCTCCATCTGGGCTCCGTTGATGATGCGGTTCAATATTTAAGTCGTTACTTTGATTATCATGATTTTACCCAATATGATCTGGATGAGCCTTTTCCGGATTTAGGCGATTTTGGTTCCAATGGATTCCGAAGTTTTACGGATCAGATTAAGCGGGAAGCACGGGAGCAAGGATCGACACTACGCGAGGTTGCGTTACATGTTGCACAGCCCCGATCCCCGTTTTTTGGTACACCTGAAACAATTGCCGACAAGATGCAGCTATGGTTCGAAGAGGGGGCAGTGGACGGATTCATTATCCTGCCGACTGTACCGGATGGACTCGAAGCTTTTGTAGAGTTGGTCGTGCCTGTGTTGCAACAGCGTGGACTGTTCCGTACGGAATACGAGCATGATACGCTGCGGGGAAATCTGGGACTTTCAGTGCCTGTTAATCGATACGTGAAGCAGGGTGGGTGA